In Sagittula stellata E-37, the following are encoded in one genomic region:
- a CDS encoding SIS domain-containing protein: MTETHMRREVLEIPDAVERLLTHGGDAIRGAAEALRARDPAFFVTVARGSSDHAATYFKYVAEILAGLPVASVGPSVASIYGARLKVKGAACLAVSQSGMSPDIVAMVRMMQEEGALTVGLTNHLDSRLAEVSDHALALHAGPELSVAATKTFVNSAIAGVWLLAELVQDDLLRAAIHGLPQALADAVAADWSPLAAELQTTDSLYCLGRGPVFAFSNEAALKFKETCQLHAESYSSAEVLHGPVSIVERGFPVIALAVQDAAQSALIDVAEQVAAKGAKVFTTSRKATTATALPAVRTGHPLTDPISLIASFYAMVEQVAVARGVNPDAPRHLRKVTETT; the protein is encoded by the coding sequence ATGACCGAAACCCACATGCGGCGCGAAGTGCTGGAAATCCCCGACGCGGTGGAGCGGCTGCTGACCCATGGTGGCGACGCGATCCGGGGCGCGGCCGAGGCGCTGCGCGCGCGCGATCCGGCGTTCTTCGTCACCGTGGCGCGGGGGTCGTCGGACCATGCCGCGACCTACTTCAAATACGTGGCGGAGATCTTGGCCGGTTTGCCCGTTGCCTCTGTCGGGCCGTCTGTCGCGTCGATCTACGGCGCGCGGCTGAAGGTGAAGGGCGCCGCCTGCCTTGCCGTCTCGCAATCGGGGATGAGCCCGGACATCGTCGCCATGGTGCGGATGATGCAGGAGGAGGGCGCGCTGACGGTCGGGCTGACGAACCACCTCGACTCGCGGCTGGCAGAGGTTTCGGACCACGCGCTTGCGCTGCACGCCGGGCCCGAGCTGTCGGTCGCGGCCACGAAGACTTTCGTGAACTCGGCGATCGCGGGCGTCTGGCTGCTGGCGGAACTGGTGCAGGACGACCTGCTGAGGGCCGCCATCCATGGCTTGCCGCAGGCCCTGGCCGATGCCGTTGCCGCCGACTGGTCGCCGCTTGCCGCAGAGTTGCAGACGACAGACTCGCTCTATTGCCTCGGGCGCGGGCCGGTCTTTGCCTTCTCGAACGAGGCGGCGCTGAAGTTCAAGGAGACGTGCCAGCTTCATGCCGAAAGCTATTCCTCGGCGGAGGTGCTGCACGGTCCGGTCAGCATCGTCGAGCGGGGTTTCCCGGTGATCGCGCTGGCTGTGCAGGACGCGGCCCAGAGCGCGCTGATCGACGTGGCGGAGCAGGTGGCCGCCAAGGGCGCCAAGGTGTTCACCACCTCGCGCAAGGCCACTACCGCAACGGCGCTGCCTGCGGTGCGCACGGGACATCCGCTGACCGACCCGATCTCGCTGATCGCGTCGTTCTATGCGATGGTGGAACAGGTTGCCGTGGCGCGCGGGGTGAACCCGGATGCGCCGCGCCACCTGCGCAAGGTGACGGAGACCACGTGA
- a CDS encoding BadF/BadG/BcrA/BcrD ATPase family protein, which produces MTEAPTPFAIGLDGGGSGCRVAICDASGVILGRGEGGPANATTDFDGTIRHLCAALDIACAGAGVAVADLAGMPAHAGLAGVISAEVGDRVARALPLRRVTVTEDSDTMLAGALGPQDGSLAAIGTGSFFARQAGDASRSVGGWGFQLSDQASGAWLGHELMKLALHVSDGLVAESPLMRAVLEELGGPPGLVAFGRRALAHDYAAYAPRIVEAAKAGDSAGLSLMWQGATFLRFALDGLGHRADEPLCLTGGVGVHYARYLDDMVLIPPKGSALDGALALARRVPA; this is translated from the coding sequence ATGACGGAGGCACCCACACCCTTTGCGATCGGACTGGACGGCGGCGGAAGCGGCTGTCGGGTCGCGATCTGCGATGCCTCCGGCGTCATTCTTGGCAGGGGCGAGGGCGGACCCGCCAATGCCACCACCGATTTCGACGGCACGATTCGCCACCTGTGCGCGGCGCTCGACATCGCCTGCGCGGGTGCGGGCGTAGCGGTTGCCGATCTGGCCGGGATGCCCGCGCACGCGGGGCTGGCCGGGGTGATCTCGGCCGAGGTGGGCGACCGTGTGGCCAGGGCTCTGCCGCTGCGCCGGGTCACCGTGACGGAGGACAGCGACACCATGCTGGCCGGGGCGCTGGGGCCGCAGGACGGGTCGCTGGCCGCCATCGGCACCGGCAGTTTCTTTGCCCGTCAGGCCGGGGATGCATCGCGCAGCGTCGGCGGCTGGGGGTTCCAGTTGTCGGATCAGGCGTCGGGCGCATGGCTGGGACACGAGCTTATGAAGCTGGCCCTGCACGTCAGCGACGGGCTGGTGGCGGAGTCGCCGCTGATGCGCGCCGTGCTGGAAGAGCTGGGCGGGCCGCCGGGTCTTGTCGCGTTTGGCCGCCGCGCGCTTGCGCATGATTATGCAGCCTACGCCCCGCGCATCGTGGAGGCCGCGAAGGCCGGGGACAGCGCGGGTCTGTCGCTGATGTGGCAGGGCGCGACGTTCCTGCGGTTTGCGCTCGACGGGTTGGGGCACCGCGCGGACGAACCGTTGTGCCTGACCGGCGGGGTGGGGGTGCATTACGCGCGCTACCTCGACGACATGGTGCTGATCCCGCCCAAGGGCAGTGCGCTGGACGGGGCGCTGGCGCTGGCCCGGAGGGTCCCGGCATGA
- a CDS encoding GntR family transcriptional regulator — protein sequence MSVVDFLKPHDWYRPEAGPRYLQLRNRLSEGVDGGLLAPGSPLPPEREIATITEFSRVTVRKAIQSLVDEGRIVQRQGSGSFVASTPAKVNQTLSRLTSFTEDMARRGMSVTVQWLERGFFMPTPEEVDALSLKDGDSVARIARLRLADGAPMAIERASLPTDILPNPLEVTQSLYAVLDAHGTRPVVALQKITAVIVDGPDAALLDLAPGSAGLRIERTSSLASGRVCEFTQSLYRGDAYTFVAQLRLQKEDR from the coding sequence ATGAGCGTGGTCGACTTCCTGAAGCCGCACGACTGGTACAGGCCCGAGGCCGGCCCGCGCTATCTGCAACTGCGCAACCGCCTGTCCGAAGGTGTGGACGGCGGGCTTCTGGCCCCGGGCAGCCCGCTGCCGCCCGAGCGCGAGATCGCCACGATCACGGAGTTCAGCCGCGTCACCGTGCGCAAGGCGATCCAGTCGCTGGTGGACGAGGGCCGGATCGTGCAGCGGCAGGGGTCCGGCTCTTTCGTGGCCTCGACACCGGCGAAGGTGAACCAGACCCTGTCGCGCCTCACCTCGTTTACCGAGGACATGGCCCGCCGCGGCATGAGCGTCACCGTACAATGGCTGGAGCGCGGGTTCTTCATGCCGACCCCGGAAGAGGTGGACGCGCTTTCGCTGAAGGACGGCGATTCCGTCGCCCGCATCGCGCGGCTTCGGCTGGCCGACGGGGCGCCCATGGCGATCGAGCGCGCCTCGCTTCCGACCGACATCCTGCCGAACCCGCTGGAGGTCACCCAGTCGCTTTACGCCGTGCTCGACGCCCATGGCACGCGCCCGGTGGTGGCGTTGCAGAAGATCACCGCCGTCATCGTCGACGGGCCGGACGCCGCGCTTCTGGACCTGGCGCCCGGAAGCGCCGGGCTGCGGATCGAACGGACCTCCAGCCTTGCCTCCGGGCGGGTCTGCGAATTCACCCAATCCCTCTATCGCGGCGATGCCTATACCTTCGTCGCCCAACTGCGCCTTCAGAAGGAAGACCGATGA
- a CDS encoding FecCD family ABC transporter permease, with protein MAALSTDTPTHAASYRGLVARRIAILAGLTVLLVLSLAIDVSLGPARYDVLNVLHTILAPGSADLQMRVVVWDIRMPMAMLAIVVGASLSLAGAQMQTILANPLASPFTLGLSAAASFGAALAMVLGVALFPAAIALMVPINAFAMAMAASLLIFGLSTMRGVTVETIVLLGIALVFSFNAALALLQYFASEQALSAVVFWTMGSLTKATWPKVAVVASILLICTPLFARRAWALTAIRLGETRAAAMGVPVKRLRLEALFLVSLLAAVPVSFVGTIGFIGIVGPHVARLLLGEDQRFFLPGAMLSGALILSATSVLSKAILPGAVLPIGIITALVGVPFFAALILTKGRKSW; from the coding sequence ATGGCTGCGCTCTCGACGGATACCCCAACACATGCCGCCAGCTATCGCGGGCTGGTCGCCCGGCGGATCGCGATCCTTGCCGGGTTGACCGTTCTTCTTGTGCTGTCGCTGGCAATAGATGTGTCGCTTGGCCCGGCGCGCTACGATGTGCTGAACGTGCTGCACACGATCCTCGCGCCCGGCTCGGCCGACCTGCAGATGCGCGTCGTGGTCTGGGACATCCGGATGCCCATGGCGATGCTGGCGATTGTCGTCGGCGCCAGCCTGTCGCTGGCGGGCGCCCAGATGCAGACCATCCTCGCAAATCCGCTGGCCAGTCCCTTCACGCTGGGCCTGTCCGCAGCGGCCAGCTTCGGTGCGGCACTGGCAATGGTGCTTGGGGTCGCGCTTTTTCCGGCGGCCATCGCGCTGATGGTGCCGATCAACGCCTTCGCCATGGCCATGGCGGCATCCCTGCTGATCTTCGGCCTGTCGACGATGCGCGGCGTAACCGTGGAAACCATCGTTCTTCTCGGCATCGCGCTGGTCTTCAGCTTCAACGCGGCGCTGGCGCTGCTGCAGTACTTCGCCTCCGAACAGGCTCTGTCGGCGGTTGTCTTCTGGACCATGGGCAGCCTGACCAAGGCCACCTGGCCCAAAGTCGCCGTCGTGGCTTCGATCCTGCTGATCTGCACGCCGCTGTTCGCGCGCCGGGCCTGGGCGCTGACCGCCATCCGATTGGGCGAGACCCGCGCAGCGGCCATGGGCGTGCCCGTCAAGCGCCTGCGGCTGGAGGCCTTGTTCCTCGTGTCGCTGCTGGCCGCCGTGCCCGTTTCGTTTGTCGGCACCATCGGCTTCATCGGCATCGTCGGCCCGCACGTCGCGCGGCTGCTGCTGGGGGAAGACCAGCGTTTCTTTCTGCCCGGCGCGATGTTGTCGGGTGCGCTGATCCTGTCCGCGACCTCCGTTCTGTCGAAGGCGATCCTTCCCGGCGCGGTCCTGCCCATCGGCATCATCACCGCACTGGTCGGCGTGCCGTTCTTTGCCGCACTGATCCTGACGAAAGGCCGCAAGTCATGGTAA
- the nagA gene encoding N-acetylglucosamine-6-phosphate deacetylase: MRYLHAPDIFDGVRHLTEHALAVEDGRLRAIVHLKDAPEAERLDGTILPGFVDLQVNGGGGVLFNEETTVEGLRTIAEAHARTGTTHILPTLITDTPDKVRAAIDAVAQAVAQAVPGIVGLHLEGPHLSLARKGAHDPALIRPMTEADAEVLADAAARLPNLKVTIAPESVPLDLVRRLLRAGVILSLGHSDCSYETACAYFDAGVRCATHLFNAMSQMGNRAPGMVGAILDRPDVSAGIIADGIHVHTAALRIALNAHKEKGALFLVTDAMPPVGSDITEYVLNGRRVLRRDGRLTLEDGTLAGADLDMPTALKVLDGIGVPRIRALAMATCLPARLLRTPGNAGLLRSGDRFDGIRLDADGRFVPL; this comes from the coding sequence ATGCGCTACCTGCATGCCCCCGACATTTTCGACGGCGTCCGCCACCTGACCGAACACGCGCTGGCGGTAGAGGACGGGCGGCTCAGGGCCATCGTACACCTGAAGGACGCGCCGGAGGCCGAGCGCCTCGATGGCACGATCCTGCCCGGTTTCGTGGACCTGCAGGTCAATGGCGGCGGCGGCGTTCTGTTCAACGAAGAGACCACTGTCGAAGGACTGCGCACCATCGCGGAGGCGCACGCCCGCACCGGCACCACGCACATCTTGCCGACGCTTATCACCGACACGCCCGACAAGGTGCGCGCCGCCATCGACGCCGTGGCGCAGGCCGTGGCGCAGGCCGTTCCTGGCATCGTCGGGTTGCACCTTGAAGGGCCGCACCTGTCGCTGGCCCGCAAGGGCGCACACGATCCTGCCCTGATCAGGCCGATGACAGAGGCCGACGCCGAAGTGCTGGCCGACGCCGCCGCCCGATTGCCGAACCTGAAGGTGACCATCGCGCCGGAGTCGGTGCCGCTCGACCTGGTGCGGCGGCTGTTGCGCGCCGGGGTGATCCTGTCGCTGGGCCATTCCGATTGCAGCTACGAGACCGCCTGCGCCTACTTCGACGCGGGCGTGCGCTGCGCCACCCACCTGTTCAACGCCATGAGCCAGATGGGCAACCGCGCGCCGGGCATGGTGGGGGCGATCCTGGACCGGCCCGACGTGTCTGCCGGGATCATCGCAGACGGCATCCACGTCCACACCGCCGCGCTGCGCATCGCGTTGAACGCCCACAAGGAGAAGGGGGCGCTGTTCCTTGTGACAGACGCCATGCCGCCGGTGGGGTCCGACATCACGGAGTACGTCCTGAACGGACGGCGCGTGCTGCGCCGCGACGGTCGGCTGACGCTGGAGGACGGGACGCTCGCCGGGGCCGACCTCGACATGCCGACCGCGCTGAAGGTGTTGGACGGGATCGGTGTGCCGCGCATCCGGGCGCTGGCCATGGCCACCTGCCTGCCGGCACGGTTGCTCAGGACACCGGGGAACGCGGGCCTGTTGCGGTCCGGCGACCGTTTCGACGGCATCCGTCTGGACGCGGACGGACGCTTCGTCCCGCTCTGA
- a CDS encoding ABC transporter ATP-binding protein: MVSLALDRVGARYGRRQILDDVSTPMIEGGALTALVGANAAGKSTLFRRIAGQLHGPGTVRLTGAGDDDLRYMPQDTAMSAALTVYESIILALKQGGGSWRLSAAELAAVDDVLRRFSVEHLAHRQLPELSGGQRQAVSVAQTLVTRPKVVLMDEPTSALDLYRQYEVLEALNRYAEDTGAVVILALHDLNQVMRACTTVMALAGGRILATGPTLEVLTPDLIGKLYGIDTRVERCSRGCPMMIVDGPSHTAATAS, from the coding sequence ATGGTAAGTCTCGCCCTCGACCGCGTCGGCGCCCGCTACGGACGGCGCCAGATCCTTGACGATGTCTCGACACCCATGATCGAAGGCGGCGCCCTGACCGCGCTGGTCGGGGCAAACGCGGCCGGCAAGTCCACCCTGTTCCGCCGCATCGCAGGGCAGTTGCATGGCCCCGGCACTGTCCGTCTGACCGGCGCGGGTGACGACGACCTGCGCTACATGCCGCAGGACACCGCCATGAGCGCGGCGCTGACGGTCTACGAATCCATCATCCTCGCGCTGAAGCAGGGGGGCGGAAGCTGGCGCCTGTCTGCCGCGGAACTGGCCGCCGTCGACGATGTGCTGCGCCGCTTCAGCGTAGAGCATCTGGCCCACAGGCAGCTTCCGGAACTCTCGGGTGGCCAGCGACAGGCGGTCAGCGTCGCCCAGACTCTGGTCACGCGGCCCAAGGTCGTCCTGATGGACGAACCGACATCCGCGCTGGATCTTTACCGGCAGTACGAAGTGCTGGAAGCGCTCAACCGCTACGCGGAAGACACCGGCGCGGTGGTCATTCTCGCGCTGCACGACCTCAACCAGGTGATGCGCGCCTGCACGACGGTGATGGCCCTCGCCGGGGGACGCATCCTTGCCACCGGACCGACGTTGGAGGTTCTGACACCGGACTTGATCGGCAAGCTCTACGGCATCGACACCCGGGTAGAGCGGTGTTCGCGCGGCTGTCCGATGATGATCGTCGACGGCCCGTCCCACACGGCAGCGACCGCGTCCTGA